A genomic region of Methylobacterium durans contains the following coding sequences:
- a CDS encoding DUF4214 domain-containing protein encodes MSTVSLGKLARQLSLETAPTVAAASSALWHLQNGGSVSGIDAVDAWAYATGNGVSVGVFDDGNKHATAVTGIIGAKPSAAAPIGVAYNAAITNFTVIGIANAAIAPVLANAAKFDVTNNSWGWDATLYINRLSSAWTPFFAAIENAAETGRGGLGTTQLVAAGNSRAAGSDANLSNFSNDRHVITVGAVTSEGKVAYYSNPGASLLVSAPSSGGNRSITTTDLAGSAGYSATDVTDTFGGTSAATPQVTGVVALMLEANAHLGWRDVRTILAMTAEQPTGIATITNAGTHWNGGGMKFSNDTGYGVVDARAAVRLAETWTAQNTSWNEVNIDVSAKGTQTLSASRSISYTFNVSQAISLESAEITLSGNHSRVGDLKIQLVSPNGTVSTLLDQKGGSTAFSGFTFSSNAFLGEGGTGQWTLKVSEGAGAATGTFTGATLSLHGADTTDDTFVFTDAYAGLAGRNVLQSTSGHGAINAAASTGNDVIDLHAGAWSTIAGKAVQISGDSLFTTAIAGDGHVKLIGNDAANLLVAGHGNGSFYGAGGNDIFVSGSGSNYMDGGTGINTLVESGLMGQYSLARGTGSSWTLKGGDGKVDTFVDVQRIHFDDHVLALDIDANAGGAFRLYGAALNRAPDVQGLSYWVDQLDKGQSLKAVAENFMISVEFTSRFGENLDSKTFVANLYDYAFNRTADAGGLQYWSQALDTHAMDQADLLIQFSNSAENASRLESSADAASRLYAAAFDRAPDANGLYYWMNQIHQGRTVDSVADFFMQSAEFKGRYGENLGNGAFVSELYQNVMHRDGDASGIAYWTNALDSHALDRADVLVQFSNSAEYLGRHVDTSYGLILA; translated from the coding sequence ATGTCCACCGTGTCCCTCGGCAAGCTTGCCCGCCAGCTTTCTCTTGAGACCGCCCCCACCGTTGCCGCCGCTTCGTCCGCGCTCTGGCACTTACAGAACGGCGGCTCGGTGAGCGGCATCGATGCGGTCGATGCCTGGGCCTACGCCACCGGCAACGGCGTCTCGGTGGGCGTCTTCGACGACGGCAACAAGCACGCGACCGCAGTCACCGGCATCATCGGCGCCAAGCCCTCGGCGGCCGCCCCCATCGGTGTCGCCTACAATGCGGCGATCACGAACTTCACGGTGATCGGCATCGCGAATGCAGCGATCGCACCCGTGCTGGCCAACGCCGCCAAGTTCGACGTCACCAACAACTCCTGGGGTTGGGACGCGACGCTCTACATCAATCGTCTCTCGAGCGCCTGGACACCGTTCTTCGCGGCGATCGAGAATGCGGCCGAGACCGGACGCGGCGGGCTCGGCACCACACAGCTGGTCGCTGCCGGCAACAGCCGCGCAGCCGGAAGCGATGCCAACCTCTCGAACTTCTCGAACGACCGGCACGTCATCACGGTCGGTGCCGTGACGTCCGAAGGCAAGGTCGCCTATTACTCGAACCCCGGCGCCTCACTCCTCGTCTCGGCCCCTTCGAGCGGAGGCAACCGCAGCATCACCACGACGGATCTCGCCGGCAGCGCGGGCTATTCCGCGACCGACGTCACGGACACGTTCGGCGGCACCTCGGCCGCGACCCCGCAGGTCACAGGCGTCGTCGCCCTCATGCTGGAGGCAAACGCGCATCTCGGCTGGCGCGACGTCCGGACGATCCTCGCCATGACCGCCGAGCAGCCGACCGGCATCGCCACGATCACCAATGCCGGCACCCACTGGAACGGCGGTGGCATGAAGTTCTCGAACGACACCGGCTACGGCGTCGTCGACGCCCGGGCCGCGGTCCGCCTCGCCGAGACTTGGACCGCGCAGAATACCTCGTGGAACGAGGTCAACATCGATGTCTCAGCCAAGGGCACGCAGACGCTGTCGGCCTCGCGCAGCATCAGCTACACCTTCAACGTCTCGCAGGCGATCTCGCTGGAGAGCGCCGAGATCACCCTGTCCGGCAATCACAGCCGCGTCGGCGACCTCAAGATTCAGCTGGTCTCGCCGAACGGCACCGTCAGCACCCTTCTCGACCAGAAGGGTGGCAGCACCGCCTTCTCGGGCTTCACCTTCTCCTCGAACGCCTTCCTCGGCGAGGGCGGCACGGGCCAGTGGACCCTCAAGGTGAGCGAGGGTGCAGGCGCGGCGACTGGAACCTTCACGGGCGCCACCCTCTCGCTCCACGGCGCGGACACGACCGACGACACCTTCGTGTTCACCGATGCCTATGCGGGCCTTGCGGGCCGCAACGTCCTGCAGAGCACGTCCGGCCACGGTGCGATCAACGCGGCGGCCAGCACCGGCAACGACGTGATCGACCTGCACGCCGGGGCGTGGTCCACGATCGCCGGCAAGGCCGTGCAGATCAGCGGCGACAGCCTGTTCACGACGGCGATCGCGGGCGACGGCCACGTCAAGCTGATCGGCAACGACGCGGCGAACCTTCTGGTCGCCGGCCACGGCAATGGCAGCTTCTACGGTGCGGGCGGCAACGACATCTTCGTCAGCGGCTCCGGCAGCAACTACATGGATGGCGGCACCGGCATCAACACGCTCGTCGAGAGCGGCTTGATGGGTCAATACTCCCTCGCGCGGGGAACCGGCAGCTCGTGGACGCTCAAGGGCGGCGACGGCAAGGTCGACACCTTCGTCGATGTCCAGCGCATCCACTTCGACGACCACGTCCTCGCCCTCGACATCGATGCCAATGCCGGCGGCGCCTTCCGTCTCTACGGCGCGGCTCTCAACCGTGCGCCGGACGTGCAGGGTCTGAGCTACTGGGTGGATCAGCTCGACAAGGGCCAGTCGCTGAAGGCGGTCGCCGAGAACTTCATGATCTCGGTCGAGTTCACGAGCCGCTTCGGGGAGAACCTCGACAGCAAGACCTTCGTGGCGAACCTCTACGATTACGCGTTCAACCGGACCGCCGACGCGGGCGGCCTGCAGTACTGGAGTCAGGCTCTCGACACGCACGCCATGGACCAGGCCGACCTGCTGATCCAGTTCAGCAACAGCGCCGAGAACGCGAGCCGATTGGAATCGAGCGCCGACGCCGCCTCGCGCCTCTACGCGGCGGCCTTCGATCGTGCGCCGGACGCGAACGGCCTGTATTACTGGATGAACCAGATCCACCAGGGTAGGACGGTGGACAGCGTGGCCGATTTCTTCATGCAATCGGCCGAGTTCAAGGGGCGCTACGGCGAGAACCTCGGCAACGGCGCCTTCGTCTCGGAACTCTACCAGAACGTGATGCATCGGGACGGCGACGCCTCAGGTATCGCGTACTGGACGAACGCCCTCGATTCCCACGCCCTGGACCGGGCAGACGTCCTCGTCCAGTTCAGCAACAGCGCCGAATACCTGGGCCGCCACGTCGACACGTCCTACGGCCTGATCCTCGCCTGA
- a CDS encoding ParA family protein, with protein MRVVTMAARKGGAGKSTLSILLAALFARANLKTVLIDADAGQHTACAWSGQRELGWPLVVAAADPDELALLIGHARERMLDFCLIDTPAGRTTVTDAALAAADIVIVPTKCDVADRWALQATVDDVNALEKPYLVVPTEVPAKRLGIEALDLRRLRRDMADLGDALWDEQITDRRSISYDLAAGRVPSETDWSGLTNTECRALWRRIMDILQRPQPLS; from the coding sequence ATGCGCGTGGTGACAATGGCCGCGCGCAAGGGCGGAGCCGGCAAGAGCACGCTCAGCATCCTGCTCGCTGCCCTATTCGCGCGCGCCAATTTGAAGACCGTGCTGATCGACGCCGATGCCGGTCAGCACACCGCCTGCGCTTGGTCCGGCCAGCGCGAACTCGGCTGGCCGTTGGTTGTGGCTGCGGCCGACCCGGATGAACTCGCGCTGTTGATCGGACACGCCCGGGAACGGATGCTCGATTTTTGCCTGATCGACACACCGGCGGGCCGAACGACTGTCACGGACGCAGCACTCGCGGCGGCCGACATCGTGATCGTGCCGACGAAGTGCGATGTCGCCGACCGCTGGGCACTCCAGGCGACGGTGGACGACGTCAACGCATTGGAAAAGCCCTACCTCGTCGTTCCGACCGAGGTTCCGGCCAAACGGCTCGGGATCGAGGCTCTCGACCTACGGCGCCTGCGCCGCGACATGGCGGATCTCGGAGACGCCCTCTGGGATGAACAGATCACCGATCGCAGGTCGATCAGCTACGATCTGGCCGCGGGCCGCGTGCCAAGCGAGACAGATTGGTCGGGTCTGACCAACACGGAATGCCGCGCACTCTGGCGACGGATCATGGATATTCTTCAGCGGCCACAGCCCCTGTCCTAG
- a CDS encoding DUF6212 domain-containing protein, which yields MNRFEAMQGFCVLIADPDAAFCQALPDSLTTLEVVDLGPDGLLCRDNAGQIRTFLLPPTACLGLFGSRVARPLLERVRTWMIERGGDPAPDVVLADGADETARVTQAVLGRLLALSLSLARAAAEHAQQVASLRVEIEAMAAARADVDRFLGETGLAQMTCVFSTREPDYETQIELTPGSPLRQLLPIPSTGFAAIELACAAAPKRRSNLIARLMSVEDCEVLAEWQIPPPARDGWVRLGLPRAGAGVTRTLALVVEPGSARTPCANLALGGHQPLGSAQLTDIETGESIAPHSLAFRAYAALPDTTPPHADGTLLPVAAERPRQTPFALRALPHETLVRLAPEAVSNEVRKADDEPLVLFVPEAGAILCRPGFGGRLPDALRPEAQGIALDLSVHADVPRALTVRLRIGEAGEGRAPTSLASETLTVGGSSAQTLSLLLPAPLPAPADLHFSVDAVGPEAGGSAWAVLSRLRIYQ from the coding sequence GTGAACCGGTTCGAGGCCATGCAAGGCTTCTGTGTACTGATTGCCGACCCGGACGCCGCGTTCTGCCAAGCGCTTCCCGATTCGCTCACGACGCTTGAGGTGGTCGACCTCGGACCGGACGGTCTCCTCTGTCGTGACAATGCCGGGCAGATTCGGACCTTCCTGTTGCCGCCGACGGCCTGTCTCGGGCTGTTCGGCAGCCGCGTCGCGCGACCGCTGCTGGAGCGGGTGCGTACTTGGATGATCGAGCGCGGTGGCGATCCTGCGCCGGATGTGGTTCTCGCCGACGGCGCAGATGAGACGGCACGCGTCACGCAGGCGGTGCTCGGGCGGCTGCTTGCGCTATCGCTCTCCCTGGCGCGCGCGGCCGCCGAGCACGCGCAGCAGGTCGCGAGCCTGCGGGTCGAAATCGAGGCGATGGCGGCCGCGCGCGCGGATGTCGATCGCTTCCTGGGCGAGACTGGGCTCGCCCAGATGACTTGCGTGTTCAGCACGCGCGAGCCCGATTACGAGACGCAGATCGAGTTGACGCCGGGTAGCCCGTTGCGCCAGTTGCTGCCGATCCCGAGCACGGGCTTTGCCGCGATCGAGCTCGCCTGCGCCGCCGCTCCGAAGCGCCGCTCGAACCTGATCGCGCGCCTAATGAGCGTAGAGGATTGCGAGGTCCTGGCCGAGTGGCAGATCCCGCCTCCGGCGCGGGATGGCTGGGTGCGGCTCGGCCTGCCGCGCGCCGGCGCAGGCGTGACGCGCACGCTCGCCCTCGTTGTCGAGCCAGGCTCGGCCCGAACGCCCTGTGCCAATCTCGCTCTCGGCGGCCATCAACCGCTCGGATCGGCCCAGCTCACCGATATCGAGACGGGCGAGAGCATCGCACCGCACTCGCTTGCCTTTCGAGCCTACGCTGCATTGCCTGACACCACGCCGCCCCATGCGGACGGCACGCTGCTGCCGGTCGCTGCCGAACGACCGCGGCAGACACCCTTCGCGCTGAGGGCACTGCCCCACGAGACCCTCGTGCGCCTCGCCCCGGAGGCCGTGAGCAACGAGGTTCGCAAGGCGGACGATGAGCCGCTCGTGCTGTTCGTTCCGGAGGCCGGTGCGATCTTGTGCCGGCCAGGCTTCGGAGGGCGGCTGCCGGATGCGCTTCGGCCCGAGGCGCAGGGCATTGCTCTTGATCTCTCGGTCCACGCGGATGTGCCGCGCGCACTCACGGTGCGTCTGCGCATTGGCGAGGCCGGAGAGGGGAGGGCGCCGACAAGTCTGGCAAGTGAGACTCTGACGGTCGGTGGTTCGAGCGCTCAGACACTCTCGCTGCTGCTGCCCGCGCCCCTTCCGGCGCCCGCCGACCTGCACTTCTCGGTCGATGCGGTAGGGCCCGAGGCCGGCGGGTCCGCCTGGGCCGTCCTCAGCCGGTTGCGGATCTACCAGTGA
- a CDS encoding glycosyltransferase family 2 protein — protein MRRIVASDRAPSVPATQDAPAIAVVIPVYRQPHFLIESVASALRQSLSMGHRIVIVDDGCPLPETRALGLAFALADPHVHVIRTPNRGLSAARNAGIDYALSCWPGIEALYMLDADNRLTPRSLEIGLSALTRHPEADWVYPQLSKFGMGWAGHVDVPVSPLHTLLAGSFMEASSVIRARVFAAGLRYDKTMRAGYEDWEFWIQAYASGFRGICEPAMGLDYRYRPESMVRNAARQRPVLLSALRQRHPSLFAARTLLGFEQAHHPRYGLVAEAGLVRFTDWADRREVLASDDLADGLARSRAEPEGGGLPPFLVFADPDLVASLSRARILQSTLRRLEGAVARGAGWAGLALTSGQTSGRSEETPVGDKPAMILVASDRWADLVAGVSDGEIEMAEALAAMAWIDATLPPDPSEVTTLQPDARVRVRRALLTCRTAVGRSEPPKRWHWQTRTLFDAAELVETLRTEIGGAPLSNLARGSGQRLLGLVLDEHSLQGLAVARGLSGPRGSDPTRVHLLHCGPLAGLAERVDLCEVESLDGLTLPEPGKRAFRFHGEPFDLPEPDDPAWREIRGALAGFDTILIGVPRLFPILAECRAKGTRTIVYRPEGGWPDHDTRLVLAFEHATDALIVESEDIAARLAAQGFPRSKIALPRGGVAVLFPDTAGEAGRTVRPGPPIPQPEADQDGQLPTIPRAERHRKIQT, from the coding sequence GTGAGGCGCATCGTTGCCTCGGATCGGGCACCGAGCGTGCCCGCGACGCAGGACGCTCCGGCGATCGCGGTCGTCATCCCGGTCTACCGACAGCCGCACTTCCTGATCGAATCGGTCGCCTCGGCCTTGCGGCAGAGCCTTTCGATGGGCCACCGGATCGTCATCGTCGATGACGGCTGTCCGCTGCCCGAGACCCGGGCGCTCGGACTCGCCTTCGCGCTGGCCGACCCGCACGTGCACGTGATCCGCACGCCGAACCGGGGCTTGAGTGCGGCCCGCAATGCCGGGATCGACTACGCCCTGTCGTGCTGGCCGGGCATCGAGGCGCTCTACATGCTCGATGCAGACAACAGGCTCACGCCGCGCAGCCTCGAGATCGGCCTCTCTGCCCTGACGAGACACCCCGAGGCGGACTGGGTCTACCCGCAGCTCAGCAAATTCGGGATGGGATGGGCGGGCCATGTCGACGTGCCGGTCTCACCGCTCCACACCCTGCTCGCCGGCAGCTTCATGGAAGCGAGTTCCGTCATCCGGGCCCGCGTCTTCGCGGCAGGCCTGCGCTACGACAAGACGATGCGGGCGGGCTACGAGGATTGGGAATTCTGGATCCAGGCTTACGCGTCGGGTTTCCGGGGGATCTGCGAGCCCGCGATGGGGCTCGATTATCGCTATCGGCCGGAGAGTATGGTCCGCAATGCCGCCCGGCAGCGACCCGTCCTGCTGAGCGCCCTGCGCCAGCGCCACCCGTCCCTCTTCGCGGCCCGGACCCTCCTCGGCTTCGAGCAGGCGCATCACCCGCGCTACGGCCTCGTCGCCGAGGCAGGGCTCGTTCGGTTCACCGATTGGGCGGACCGGCGCGAGGTGCTGGCGTCGGACGATCTCGCCGACGGGCTTGCGCGGTCGCGGGCCGAGCCCGAAGGCGGAGGGCTGCCGCCCTTCCTCGTGTTCGCGGATCCGGACCTCGTCGCCTCCCTATCCCGCGCCCGGATCCTGCAGAGCACGCTGCGTCGCCTCGAAGGTGCTGTCGCCCGTGGCGCGGGGTGGGCAGGGCTCGCGCTGACGAGCGGACAGACATCGGGCCGATCGGAGGAGACGCCGGTCGGCGACAAACCCGCGATGATCCTCGTGGCGAGCGACCGCTGGGCCGACCTTGTGGCCGGTGTCTCCGATGGCGAGATAGAAATGGCCGAGGCCTTGGCGGCGATGGCGTGGATCGACGCGACCCTGCCGCCCGATCCCAGCGAGGTCACGACGCTGCAGCCGGATGCCCGCGTTCGGGTGAGGCGAGCGCTCCTGACTTGCCGAACGGCCGTCGGCCGGTCCGAGCCGCCGAAGCGCTGGCACTGGCAGACACGAACGCTGTTCGATGCGGCCGAGCTTGTCGAGACCTTGCGGACCGAGATCGGTGGCGCCCCGCTCTCGAATCTCGCCCGCGGATCCGGGCAGCGTCTCCTCGGACTGGTGCTCGACGAGCATTCCCTGCAGGGGCTTGCGGTTGCGCGCGGTCTCTCTGGGCCGCGAGGCTCGGATCCGACCCGGGTGCATCTTCTGCATTGCGGCCCCCTCGCCGGCCTCGCGGAGCGGGTCGATCTGTGTGAGGTGGAGAGCCTCGACGGTCTGACGCTGCCGGAGCCCGGAAAGCGGGCGTTCCGGTTTCACGGGGAGCCCTTCGATCTGCCGGAGCCGGATGATCCGGCCTGGCGCGAGATCCGCGGAGCGCTCGCCGGCTTCGATACGATCCTGATCGGTGTGCCGCGCCTCTTCCCCATCCTCGCCGAGTGCCGCGCGAAGGGGACGCGGACCATCGTCTATCGGCCCGAGGGCGGGTGGCCCGACCACGACACCCGCCTCGTTCTCGCCTTCGAGCACGCGACCGACGCGCTCATTGTCGAGTCCGAGGACATCGCCGCGCGGCTCGCGGCCCAGGGCTTTCCGCGATCCAAGATCGCGCTCCCGCGAGGAGGCGTCGCCGTCCTCTTCCCAGATACGGCTGGCGAGGCCGGACGGACAGTGCGGCCCGGTCCGCCCATTCCACAGCCGGAGGCGGATCAAGACGGGCAGTTGCCAACCATCCCGCGCGCTGAGCGGCACAGGAAGATCCAGACCTGA
- a CDS encoding DUF4214 domain-containing protein, whose amino-acid sequence MIAQDFPGADDEIVYAVFDSLNGRAPNPGRVLDRMWDVTGSDTAHKAVDLIEQYFESRQGQDHYGDLNRREYVEHLYEDVLDRPADSTGLNYWIAALRAGSERAEVAMHFVLSEENLAKIGGVLAAGDVARLYHGLLDRAPDAEGLHYYRDAIAHGSTLSDVAEMFLNSAEYRANHVGLSDTAYLQNLYEHALGRQAEKTGLEFWEGQLGHGASRASVASAIADSVEAHYHMASQVAEAWHI is encoded by the coding sequence ATGATCGCGCAAGATTTTCCCGGCGCGGACGATGAGATCGTCTACGCGGTTTTCGATAGTTTGAATGGTCGAGCTCCAAACCCAGGCCGAGTGCTCGACCGAATGTGGGATGTGACTGGTTCCGACACCGCCCATAAAGCTGTCGATCTGATCGAACAATACTTCGAGTCACGACAAGGTCAAGATCATTACGGAGATCTCAATCGGCGCGAGTACGTCGAACATCTCTATGAGGACGTACTCGACCGCCCCGCCGATAGCACCGGCCTGAACTACTGGATCGCTGCGCTTCGAGCGGGTTCGGAGCGCGCCGAGGTAGCCATGCACTTCGTGCTGTCCGAGGAAAACTTGGCGAAAATCGGCGGGGTGCTCGCGGCAGGTGATGTGGCGCGCCTCTACCATGGCCTTCTGGACCGAGCGCCGGATGCGGAGGGCCTTCACTACTATCGCGATGCGATCGCGCATGGGAGTACCCTGAGCGACGTCGCCGAGATGTTCCTGAACTCAGCGGAATACCGAGCCAACCACGTGGGCTTGAGCGACACGGCCTACCTCCAGAACCTCTACGAACATGCTCTCGGTAGGCAGGCCGAGAAGACGGGCCTCGAGTTCTGGGAGGGGCAGTTGGGCCACGGCGCCTCACGCGCCTCCGTGGCGTCCGCCATCGCGGACAGCGTCGAAGCCCATTATCACATGGCCAGCCAAGTCGCAGAAGCCTGGCATATCTGA